The following proteins come from a genomic window of Malus sylvestris chromosome 4, drMalSylv7.2, whole genome shotgun sequence:
- the LOC126618020 gene encoding ubiquitin-like protein 5 — MIEVVLNDRLGKKVKVKCNEDDTIGDLKKLVAAQTGTRSDKIRIQKWYNVYKDHITLKDYEIHDGMGLELYYN; from the coding sequence ATGATCGAGGTGGTACTAAACGACCGTCTGGGGAAGAAGGTGAAGGTGAAGTGCAACGAGGATGACACCATCGGCGACCTGAAGAAGCTGGTGGCGGCTCAGACGGGCACCCGCTCCGACAAGATTCGGATTCAGAAGTGGTACAACGTCTACAAGGACCACATCACTCTCAAGGACTACGAGATTCATGACGGCATGGGCCTCGAGCTCTACTACAACTGA